From a region of the Mucilaginibacter auburnensis genome:
- a CDS encoding NADPH-dependent FMN reductase: MENLKIITSTTRQGNKGIAIANWITQLAKQDERFNVELISLADFDLPLMDEPNHPRMQQYQNESTKKWSAIINGADAFIIVLAEYNHSFPAPIKNALDHLYKEWNHKPVGVVSYGGLSAGLRSFQALKPVLNALNMVPVLESVSVPFFTKFINDEEEFVPDESVVKSAHVMLNEIHKWSLTLKPMRVK; this comes from the coding sequence ATGGAAAACCTCAAAATAATTACCTCTACCACCCGCCAGGGCAACAAAGGTATTGCTATTGCCAACTGGATAACGCAACTGGCTAAGCAAGACGAACGTTTTAACGTCGAACTGATCAGCCTTGCTGATTTTGATCTGCCGCTGATGGACGAGCCCAATCATCCGCGCATGCAGCAATATCAAAACGAATCGACAAAAAAATGGAGCGCTATTATTAACGGTGCCGATGCCTTTATCATTGTCTTGGCAGAGTATAATCACAGTTTTCCGGCTCCGATAAAAAACGCCCTTGATCACCTGTATAAAGAGTGGAACCACAAACCGGTGGGTGTTGTAAGTTACGGTGGACTGTCTGCAGGCCTGCGTTCATTCCAGGCGCTTAAGCCGGTGCTGAACGCGCTTAATATGGTGCCAGTGCTGGAGAGCGTTTCGGTGCCTTTCTTTACAAAATTTATTAATGATGAGGAAGAATTTGTTCCGGATGAAAGCGTAGTTAAGTCAGCGCATGTAATGCTGAATGAAATACACAAATGGAGCTTGACGCTAAAACCTATGCGGGTGAAGTAA
- a CDS encoding protein-L-isoaspartate(D-aspartate) O-methyltransferase has translation MAYKYIDNYREQGARKKLVDELKKKGIEDRQVLEAIAKVPRHYFFDETFWNQAYKDIAFPIGEGQTISQPYTVAYQTQLLHINKGDKVLEIGTGSGYQTCILLEMGAKVYTIERQEKLYERTKLVLPHIGYKARFFCGDGSKGIATHAPYNKIIVTAGAPTVPDILLGQLTIGGTLVIPVGDSESQKMVTILKTGEHDYEKHVLDTFRFVPLVGERAW, from the coding sequence ATGGCATATAAATACATTGATAATTACCGCGAGCAGGGTGCACGCAAAAAGCTGGTTGACGAACTGAAAAAAAAGGGTATTGAAGACCGCCAGGTATTGGAAGCTATTGCTAAAGTACCCCGCCATTACTTTTTCGACGAAACCTTCTGGAACCAGGCGTATAAGGACATTGCCTTCCCGATAGGCGAAGGGCAAACCATATCGCAACCCTACACCGTGGCTTACCAAACGCAGTTACTGCACATTAATAAAGGCGACAAGGTGTTGGAGATAGGCACCGGTTCGGGCTATCAAACTTGTATACTACTTGAAATGGGCGCCAAAGTATATACCATTGAGAGGCAGGAAAAATTATATGAGCGCACCAAACTGGTATTACCGCACATCGGCTATAAAGCCCGCTTTTTTTGCGGCGATGGCTCAAAAGGTATTGCCACACATGCTCCTTACAACAAAATTATAGTTACGGCAGGTGCACCAACGGTGCCTGATATATTGCTTGGTCAATTAACCATTGGCGGTACATTGGTAATTCCTGTGGGAGATTCTGAATCGCAAAAAATGGTTACCATACTAAAAACCGGAGAGCATGATTACGAAAAGCATGTGCTGGATACTTTCAGGTTTGTGCCGCTGGTAGGGGAGAGAGCCTGGTAG
- the smpB gene encoding SsrA-binding protein SmpB, producing the protein MSQDKVYIKNKKAYFEYHILDKYVAGIKLLGTEIKSIRDGKANINDAFCTFIGGELYVRNLHISEYSFGSFYNHEAKRDRVLLLNKKELKKLLTRGEEKGLTIVPLALFISDRGFAKLEIALAQGKKTFDKRETLKERDTKVEMDRAMKR; encoded by the coding sequence ATGAGTCAGGATAAAGTCTACATAAAAAATAAGAAAGCCTATTTTGAGTACCATATACTGGACAAGTATGTAGCAGGCATAAAACTGTTGGGTACCGAGATCAAATCTATACGGGATGGCAAGGCTAATATTAACGATGCCTTTTGCACTTTTATAGGTGGTGAACTTTATGTGCGCAACCTGCATATCTCAGAATATTCTTTCGGCTCATTTTATAACCACGAGGCAAAACGCGACCGTGTACTCCTACTCAATAAAAAGGAACTTAAAAAGTTGCTTACCCGCGGAGAAGAAAAAGGCTTAACCATTGTGCCGTTAGCCCTCTTTATCAGCGATCGTGGCTTTGCCAAACTGGAAATAGCACTGGCTCAAGGCAAGAAAACCTTTGACAAGCGAGAAACCCTTAAAGAGCGTGATACCAAGGTGGAGATGGACAGGGCAATGAAACGTTAG
- a CDS encoding Nramp family divalent metal transporter — MNTGKESLADVHGSVNTENKTGWRKILAFLGPAYLVSVGYMDPGNWATDIAGGSAFGYKLIWVLLASNLIALLLQSLSARLGIVRGLDLAQASKNAYPRVVNLFLYILAQLAIIACDLAEIIGMAIGLNLLFDLPLIWGVLLTITDTVLMLFLMNKGMRKLEVFIISLISVVGLSFLVEMFIVQPDVVEVAKGFIPTNLSGSSLYIAIGIIGATVMPHNLYLHSSLVQTRQIVRTDEGIKTAIRFNFFDTVIALNLAFLVNAAILILAASAFYRNGYFEVAEIQDAYKLLENIFGKTAPVLFAIALIAAGQSSTITGTLAGQIIMEGHVNLRMEPWLRRLLTRALAIVPAVFTILYFGEDGLGNLLILSQVVLSLQLGFAIIPLIHFTSDRQKMGSFSIGKWTKLGAWASALIIVGLNAKLVYEEISGWINESSGASLVWIYALVIPIAFGIGALLLYVFFRPLLFKHRDDPIFIPHGIASVIKDLDAIQYNHIGITIDFSKNDTNTIRHGIMQGGKKALYTLIHVVETAGAQYYGGEVMDHETQSDFDNIEQYVVAMQKLGYNAQAKVGFGTPAKSITKIVEGEKIEFVVMGSHGHKAIKDLIFGTTVNKVRHMVDVPVLVVKS; from the coding sequence ATGAACACGGGTAAAGAATCATTAGCCGATGTACACGGCTCGGTGAATACAGAAAATAAAACCGGCTGGCGTAAAATATTGGCCTTTTTGGGACCGGCTTACCTGGTGAGCGTAGGTTACATGGACCCCGGCAACTGGGCTACCGATATTGCCGGTGGCAGCGCGTTTGGCTATAAGCTGATATGGGTTCTGCTGGCATCCAACCTTATAGCGTTGCTGTTGCAATCGTTAAGCGCGCGTTTGGGTATAGTAAGGGGATTGGATCTGGCGCAGGCTTCCAAAAATGCCTATCCGCGGGTGGTAAATCTATTTCTGTATATACTGGCCCAGTTAGCAATTATAGCCTGCGATCTGGCCGAGATCATCGGGATGGCCATTGGCTTGAACTTATTATTTGATCTGCCGCTCATCTGGGGTGTATTGCTCACAATAACCGATACCGTGCTGATGCTCTTCCTGATGAACAAAGGTATGCGTAAACTGGAGGTGTTTATTATATCACTGATATCGGTTGTTGGGTTATCGTTTTTGGTGGAGATGTTCATTGTACAGCCTGATGTGGTGGAAGTGGCAAAAGGTTTTATCCCCACTAACCTATCCGGCAGTTCATTGTACATTGCTATTGGTATTATTGGAGCTACGGTGATGCCGCATAATTTATACCTTCATTCATCCCTGGTACAAACACGGCAAATAGTGCGTACCGACGAAGGCATCAAAACCGCAATCCGCTTCAACTTTTTTGATACGGTGATAGCGCTCAACCTGGCATTTTTGGTAAACGCTGCCATACTAATACTGGCTGCAAGCGCCTTCTATCGCAACGGTTATTTTGAGGTTGCCGAGATACAGGATGCTTATAAACTACTCGAAAATATTTTTGGTAAAACAGCGCCGGTACTGTTCGCTATTGCGCTGATAGCTGCGGGGCAAAGTTCTACCATTACCGGCACACTTGCAGGGCAAATTATTATGGAGGGACATGTTAACCTGCGTATGGAGCCCTGGCTACGCCGTTTATTGACAAGAGCTTTGGCTATTGTACCTGCAGTCTTCACTATATTATATTTTGGCGAAGACGGACTGGGCAATCTGCTGATATTAAGTCAGGTGGTGCTGAGTTTGCAACTAGGTTTTGCCATTATCCCGCTTATCCATTTTACCAGCGATCGCCAAAAGATGGGCAGTTTTTCTATCGGCAAATGGACCAAATTAGGTGCGTGGGCCAGCGCTTTAATTATTGTAGGCTTAAATGCTAAATTGGTTTATGAGGAAATATCAGGCTGGATAAATGAATCGTCAGGCGCTTCGCTTGTTTGGATATATGCTTTGGTAATTCCGATTGCGTTTGGGATTGGTGCATTGCTGCTTTACGTATTTTTTCGTCCGTTGCTGTTTAAACACCGGGATGACCCTATATTTATTCCCCATGGCATTGCATCTGTAATTAAAGACTTGGATGCTATACAATACAACCATATTGGCATTACTATTGATTTCTCAAAAAATGACACCAACACCATCAGGCATGGTATTATGCAGGGCGGCAAAAAAGCATTGTATACGCTTATACACGTGGTAGAAACTGCCGGTGCCCAATATTATGGCGGTGAGGTAATGGACCATGAAACACAAAGCGATTTTGATAATATTGAACAGTATGTAGTGGCCATGCAAAAACTGGGTTATAATGCCCAGGCCAAAGTTGGCTTTGGTACGCCGGCCAAGTCCATTACAAAAATTGTGGAAGGTGAAAAAATTGAATTCGTAGTAATGGGTTCGCACGGGCATAAAGCTATAAAGGACCTTATTTTCGGTACAACCGTTAATAAAGTACGGCATATGGTTGATGTGCCGGTGTTGGTAGTGAAGAGTTAA